In one Rhopalosiphum padi isolate XX-2018 chromosome 3, ASM2088224v1, whole genome shotgun sequence genomic region, the following are encoded:
- the LOC132928057 gene encoding uncharacterized protein LOC132928057, with amino-acid sequence MSELQQSSHKLINLDTVDSTSKSKCDVASKIAKHQPSSRKLIYLDTVNLTSESKYNVAFIPQPFYKYIYTISEPVAFNCDSEVKSECGLSQGKTHLIFKFTLSKLILDMVKRQGKRFQFQIRFGEQLAEESNLSDGLPGKIYICFNLKHSSKAKKSPITFDGSTLNIENEISILWPFCKKTYYIGLTIVETMSVEGLVRQVNFYNKLYGMRLNTKAKAIELMKSSGKDSASYEFILLCSITQSKMKLPARSLNCSHLKCFDMCTFIIANKAKPSWICPVCKIPIPFHDLVIDKFIFDIITDSNLPKNSFGITLYANGEWEPYIVEIIEGNEHNYPKYSSYEDLINPYFYDANLPVENPFLPITNGLNTIEQTLADLTIDSTDIKQEPSTKILKTEDADK; translated from the exons ATGTCTGAACTTCAACAATCAAGCCACAAACTAATTAATCTCGATACTGTCGACTCAACATCTAAATCAAAATGCGATGTAGCATCCAAAATAGCCAAACATCAACCGTCAAGCCGCAAACTAATTTATCTCGATACTGTCAACTTAACATCTGAATCAAAATACAATGTAGCATTCATACCTCAgccattttacaaatatatatatacaattagtgAACCGGTGGCTTTTAATTGTGACTCAGAAGTTAAATCTGAATGTGGATTATCACAAG gCAAAActcatttgatatttaaattcacATTGTCAAAGTTAATATTAGATATGGTAAAAAGACAAGGAAAAAGATTCCAATTCCAGATCCGATTTGGAGAACAGCTGGCAGAGGAAAGTAATTTATCAGATGGATTACCagggaaaatatatatatgtttcaatTTGAAGCATTCATCCAAAGCCAAAAAGAGCCCTATAACTTTTGACGGCAGTACTTTAAACATTGAAAATGAGATCTCAATATTGTGgccattttgtaaaaaaacatattacataggGCTCACTATTGTAGAGACCATGTCGGTTGAAGGTTTGGTAAGACAagtaaatttttacaataaattatatggtatGAGACTAAATACAAAAGCTAAGGCCATAGAATTAATGAAAAGTTCAGGTAAAGATTCAGCGTCCTATGAGTTCATCTTATTGTGTTCAATAACCCAATCAAAAATGAAGTTACCAGCAAGATCTCTAAATTGTAGtcacttaaaatgttttgatatgTGTACATTCATTATTGCAAATAAGGCAAAACCGAGTTGGATATGCCCTGTTTGTAAGATACCCATTCCATTCCATGACTTggtaatagataaatttatttttgatattattactgATTCAAATCTTCCTAAAAATAGCTTTGGAATAACATTATATGCTAATGGTGAATGGGAACCATATATTGTTGAGATTATAGAAGGTAATGAACACAACTATCCAAAATATTCATCTTATGAAGATTTGATTAATCCCTATTTCTATGATGCAAATCTCCCAGTTGAAAATCCTTTCTTACCAATAACAAATGGTTTGAATACTATTGAACAAACGCTTGCCGATCTGACCATAGACAGTACAGACATCAAACAAGAACCATCTACTAAAATCCTTAAAACAGAAGATGctgataaataa
- the LOC132927346 gene encoding G2/mitotic-specific cyclin-B3, producing MPPITRHQLKKTGLKTEPYSKENRPLDRRAALLDLITNNGTKTTNKLEIVKDDNFTKTEKTCKVTQEKKEISQSIVIKKPETRSSKKEIARLSLNSSEDSNLFKSTLEETVASRHSAKSDDLYTTAVDNTHSSSLEINHSDLYHSAAQELSVNSNAEEIFEIDQASWNNFIYVGCYARDIIKYLRQREDHFIVTDYISNQPELTAKHRAIVVNWLVSLQEMYGLNHEVLYMAVKLIDLYLMENETLQNKFQLLASGALLLATKIDERGEPGFPYDLVKHSKYIYTEEELFVTERELFRALKYEINVPLSYVFLRRYARCMKCQMILLTLARYILECSLLEYKFVTLKDSLKAAASLYLAFKMCNKVIETKEFLKYTDYEVTTIKETVIELNNMLHTQTSNLSAVKQKYSHETFFKVANKSLLSNSKLTFD from the exons atGCCACCCATCACTCGACATCAGTTAAAAAAAACCGGTTTAAAAACCGAACCTTATTCTAAAGAGAATCGTCCATTAGATAGAAGAGCTGCTTTGTTAGAtcttataacaaataat GGTACTAAAACAACTAACAAATTAGAAATTGTCAAAGATGATAATTTTACGAAGACTGAAAAGACATGTAAGGTCacacaagaaaaaaaagaaatttctcAATCTATTGTTATTAAGAAACCAGAAACCCGTTCAAGTAAAAAAga aatTGCACGTTTGTCTTTAAATAGTTCAGAAGATAGTAATCTATTTAAATCAACACTTGAAGAAACAGTAGCTTCAAGGCATTCTGCAAAATCTGATGATCTTTATACAACTGCTGTTGATAACACTCACAGCTCCTCTCTTGAAATCAATCACTCAGATTTATATCACTCTGCTGCACAAGAatt GAGTGTTAATAGTAATGCAgaagaaatatttgaaatagatCAGGCCAGTTGGAATAATTTCATTTATGTGGGTTGTTATGCaagagatattataaaatatctcagACAAAGAGaa GACCATTTCATTGTTACTGATTATATTAGTAATCAACCTGAATTAACTGCAAAACACCGAGCAATTGTTGTTAACTGGTTAGTCAGCCTGCAAGAAATGTATGGTTTAAATCATGAAGTGTTGTACATGGCTGTCAAACTAATTGATCTATATTTAATGGAAAATGAAacgttacaaaataaatttcaactTTTGGCCTCTGGAGCATTATTGTTAGCTACTAAGATTGAT GAGAGGGGGGAGCCAGGTTTCCCATATGACCTAGTCAAACATAGCAAGTACATTTATACAGAAGAAGAATTATTTGTTACAGAAAGAGAATTATTTAGAGCTTTAAAGTATGAAATCAACGTTCCTCTGTCTTATGTATTTTTGAGGCGATATGCTCGT TGTATGAAATgtcaaatgattttattaacattagcAAGATATATATTGGAATGCAGTTTGTTAGAATACAAATTTGTGACTTTAAAGGATTCACTGAAAGCTGCAGCATCCTTATACTTggcatttaaaatgtgtaataaagtAATTGAAACAAAAGAATTCCTTAAATATAcag attatgaAGTAACGACAATAAAAGAAACAGTAATTGAATTAAACAACATGTTGCATACTCAAACTTCAAATCTGTCTGctgttaaacaaaaatattcgcatga gactTTTTTCAAAGTTGCTAATAAGTCATTATTAAGCAATTCCAAACTTACTTTTGACTAA
- the LOC132924463 gene encoding uncharacterized protein F21D5.5-like, with product MSELKTNDNVKFFVLVSDEDPNRKFILLDNEPLILGKKQQIGMVNNRMSKNQMKFIANYSTGQICVQQLGKSRSAVNNQSMLKGEKRLLRHGDKVALLYKSNYTYRFDFLTPSYGIDYNNNNTYCINKEIIPKIPLLNSTTVWDTRDGTLLVFNSTNIVHKDKIAAFDMDGLLNIALLGKALPDYEEDWPICNPKVIRSIKKLSDNDYKIVIFTNQEDIGGNKENETTFKTKIENIPKLIKTPVQVFIAIQKDIYRRPAPGMWNILVSDFNGGISVDIDKSFFCGDAAGRPARFDSKRKPIKKDKSCCDRLFAMNIGLKFYTPEEYFLKKPTAEVFALPAFNPNDVLSNIFYTDLSSKVLFSSYKEMIIMVGCPGSGKSFFATNNLFCHDRMKIINKDILGSWQRCIAKTTKYLSNGSVSVVIDNTNTDVESRKQFIDIAKIFKIPVRVFLMKVSKEHAKHNNKFRELTDKQHQKVSEEAIDLYFSKFQKPTKKEGILEIVPINFVPHFKDPYNEKLYKMFLL from the exons ATGTCGGAGCTGAAGACCAACGACAATGTcaagttttttgttttagtatctGATGAAGACCCAAATCGAAAATTTATTCTACTGGATAATGAACCTTTAATATTgggaaaaaaacaacaaattggAATGGTCAATAATAGAATGTCGAAAaatcaaa tgaaatttaTAGCCAACTATTCTACGGGCCAAATATGTGTTCAACAATTAGGTAAAAGCAGGTCAGCTGTCAACAATCAATCCATGTTAAAAGGAGAAAAAAGACTCTTAAGACACGGAGACAAAGTTGCATTATTGTATAAAAGCAATTACACCTAtcgttttgattttttaacacCTTCTTATGGTAtagattataacaataataatacttattgtataaataaagaaataatacctaaaataccTCTCTTAAACTCTACAACCGTGTGGGATACTAGAGATGGTACATTGTTGGTGTTTAATAGTACAAATATTGTTCATAAGGAtaag ATTGCGGCATTTGATATGGATGGATTACTTAATATTGCTCTATTAGGTAAAGCTCTCCCTGATTATGAAGAAGACTGGCCAATTTGTAATCCTAAAGTTATTAgatctattaaaaaattgtcagataatgattacaaaatagttatatttactaATCAAGAAGATATTGGAGGTAACAAAGAAAatgaaacaacatttaaaacaaaaattgaaaatattcctAAATTGATCAAGACACCAGTTCAAGTATTTATAGCTATTCAGAAAGATATATACCGAAGACCTGCACCAGGAATGTGGAATATTTTGGTGTCTGAT ttCAATGGAGGCATATCAGTTGACATAGATAAGAGTTTTTTTTGTGGTGACGCTGCAGGCCGGCCTGCTCGTTTTGATTCTAAACGGAAACCAATTAAAAAAGATAAGTCTTGTTGTGACCGTTTATTTGCCATGAATATTGGTCTCAAATTTTATACTCCCGaagaatactttttgaaaaaacCTACTGCAGAAGTTTTTGCATTACCAGCATTTAATCCAAATGATGTTCTGTCTAATATCTTTTATACAGATTTATCATCCAAAGTTTTGTTTTCTTCATATAAAGAA ATGATCATCATGGTTGGTTGTCCTGGTTCAGGGAAAAGTTTTTTTGCAACTAATAATTTGTTCTGTCATGAtcgtatgaaaataattaataaagatataCTAGGCTCATGGCAAAGATGTATTGCTAAGACTACCAAGTATTTAAGTAATGGTAGTGTGAGTGTAGTGATTGACAATACAAATACAGATGTAGAATCAAGAAAACAGTTTATTGACATtgctaaaattttcaaaattccaGTTAGAGTTTTCTTAATGAAAGTTTCCAAAGAACACgcaaaacataataacaaa tttCGAGAATTAACTGATAAACAACACCAAAAAGTATCTGAAGAAGCAATAGATTTATActt ttctaAATTTCAGAAACCAACCAAAAAAGAAGGCATTTTAGAAATAGTTCCAATCAATTTTGTTCCTCACTTTAAAGATCCCTATAATGAAAAGTTATACAAAATGTTCTTGCTTTGA